A window from Sinorhizobium fredii encodes these proteins:
- a CDS encoding TIGR01244 family sulfur transferase, which produces MDIRQINDEYSVSGQITVEDLDEIKALGFKSIVCHRPDFEAPDQPTFDAIAARAQELGLDIAHIPVGPMGVTADAVTRMVDALDEFERPMLGYCRSGARSTAVYQQTQHIRS; this is translated from the coding sequence ATGGACATTCGCCAGATCAACGATGAATACTCGGTCTCCGGTCAGATCACGGTCGAGGACCTCGACGAGATCAAGGCGCTCGGTTTCAAGTCCATCGTCTGCCACCGTCCGGATTTCGAGGCTCCCGACCAGCCGACCTTCGACGCGATTGCCGCGCGTGCCCAGGAACTCGGGCTGGACATCGCCCATATCCCGGTCGGCCCGATGGGCGTGACCGCCGATGCGGTGACCCGCATGGTCGACGCGCTCGACGAATTCGAGCGCCCGATGCTTGGCTATTGCCGCTCCGGCGCCCGCTCGACGGCCGTCTACCAGCAGACGCAACATATTCGCAGCTAG
- a CDS encoding DUF4432 family protein, protein MGTILSADNGLESHLLFDRSSALDIAAFVTEGTDLSPGEAIPSDGDPRIDRALAGFLFTCGPDHIRHPEPIAGGDDQVCYPLHGSLAGTPVSRTEMSADGSRCSAVTEVDLACGGRAAVERVWQVHGNGHGVVLKDRVVNIGASAFAPMMMYHMNIGGRLLGDETRIDSASVEGGSIAWRFGEGESAHFCRTAVAGEDRWAEVTLSALPGLQGRALNVQFLADTLPFLQMWRCQRGGANVLSIEPASHRIAKRVELSAAGELDLLKPGQSRDYALTFGVV, encoded by the coding sequence ATGGGGACCATCTTGAGCGCCGACAATGGCCTGGAGAGCCATCTCCTGTTCGACCGTTCCTCGGCGCTCGATATCGCCGCTTTCGTCACAGAGGGCACAGATCTGTCGCCGGGAGAGGCGATCCCCTCCGACGGCGACCCGCGGATCGACCGGGCTCTGGCCGGCTTCCTGTTCACCTGCGGTCCCGACCATATCCGCCATCCGGAGCCGATCGCGGGAGGTGACGATCAGGTATGCTACCCACTGCACGGGTCGCTTGCCGGTACGCCGGTCAGCCGGACGGAGATGTCCGCCGATGGTTCGCGCTGCTCGGCGGTTACGGAAGTCGATCTTGCCTGCGGCGGCAGAGCGGCGGTCGAGCGCGTTTGGCAGGTCCACGGGAATGGGCATGGGGTGGTGCTCAAGGACCGTGTCGTCAATATCGGCGCCTCCGCCTTCGCGCCGATGATGATGTACCACATGAATATCGGCGGCCGGCTGCTTGGTGATGAAACGCGGATCGACAGTGCCTCGGTGGAGGGCGGGTCAATTGCCTGGCGGTTCGGGGAAGGCGAGAGCGCGCATTTCTGCCGGACCGCAGTCGCCGGCGAAGACCGCTGGGCGGAGGTTACGCTGTCCGCTCTGCCCGGGCTTCAAGGGCGCGCCTTAAATGTGCAATTCCTGGCCGACACGCTGCCTTTCCTGCAGATGTGGCGCTGCCAACGCGGCGGTGCGAATGTCCTCAGCATCGAGCCCGCGTCGCACCGAATTGCCAAGCGGGTGGAACTCTCGGCCGCCGGCGAGCTTGATCTGCTTAAGCCCGGACAGTCACGCGACTACGCGCTTACCTTCGGCGTCGTCTGA
- a CDS encoding L,D-transpeptidase family protein — translation MYRRKAATMKIGSNLSATRTGLSLLAALGLLAVELVPARAQDGYGGYWGGGDVMLVTPEGDILDYMPGPDEVQAMRDRRGRTVLVDPWGNIVATVVPNDGYGVRRRQYGDDGYSNERERGYGYSEPGEYTGTVPDYRDATPAPVEREELPNSLPSLGEEQAAYDPQYQDPLGQPMPPAIEMKGKSRAEITALQVFLDREGFSPGVIDGKMGSNVTKAIEAFQQATGEKLDPNNTEDILERLRFNGGLPITTYTITAADAAGPYVAAIPEDYAHKAQLPHLSFTSTAEMLGEKFHMDENYLRELNPGVDFSIPGTTIKVINPGANKSGKVARIIADKGRKQVFAYDDAGKLIAAYPATIGSADTPSPSGTVSVERIAFNPGYTYNPKINFQQGANDKILTLQPGPNGPVGTVWIALSRPTYGIHGTPDPSKIGKTQSHGCIRLTNWDATELGKMVSVGVTVEFIDEPGAPVSEDVLNPY, via the coding sequence ATGTACCGCCGCAAAGCAGCCACCATGAAAATAGGTTCCAACTTGTCAGCGACCCGCACCGGCCTTTCGCTTCTCGCCGCACTCGGCCTTCTCGCAGTGGAGCTCGTGCCCGCCCGCGCCCAGGATGGCTATGGCGGCTATTGGGGCGGCGGCGATGTGATGCTGGTCACTCCCGAGGGCGATATTCTCGACTACATGCCCGGACCGGACGAGGTCCAGGCGATGCGCGACCGCCGCGGCCGTACGGTGCTCGTGGATCCCTGGGGAAATATCGTCGCCACCGTCGTCCCGAATGACGGCTACGGCGTGCGCCGCCGACAATACGGCGATGACGGGTATTCCAACGAGCGGGAGCGCGGCTACGGCTATTCAGAGCCCGGTGAATACACCGGCACCGTTCCCGACTATCGCGACGCGACGCCCGCCCCGGTCGAACGCGAGGAACTGCCGAACAGCCTTCCGAGCCTTGGCGAAGAACAGGCCGCCTACGATCCGCAGTATCAGGATCCACTCGGCCAGCCGATGCCGCCGGCGATCGAGATGAAGGGCAAATCGCGGGCCGAAATCACCGCCCTCCAGGTCTTCCTCGACCGCGAAGGCTTCTCGCCGGGCGTCATCGACGGCAAGATGGGCTCCAACGTCACCAAGGCGATAGAGGCCTTTCAGCAGGCGACCGGCGAAAAGCTCGACCCGAACAATACCGAGGACATTCTCGAGCGGCTGCGCTTCAATGGCGGCCTGCCTATCACCACTTACACGATCACCGCTGCCGACGCAGCCGGGCCCTATGTCGCCGCGATCCCGGAAGACTATGCCCACAAGGCGCAGCTCCCGCATCTCTCCTTCACCTCCACGGCCGAGATGCTGGGCGAGAAATTCCATATGGACGAGAACTACCTGCGCGAACTCAACCCGGGCGTCGACTTCTCCATCCCTGGCACGACGATCAAGGTCATCAATCCCGGAGCGAACAAGTCCGGAAAGGTGGCACGGATCATCGCCGACAAGGGGCGCAAGCAGGTCTTCGCCTATGACGATGCCGGCAAGCTCATCGCCGCCTACCCCGCTACCATCGGTTCTGCCGATACGCCTTCACCGTCGGGCACGGTCTCGGTCGAGCGGATAGCCTTCAATCCAGGTTACACCTACAATCCGAAGATCAATTTCCAGCAGGGCGCCAATGACAAGATCCTGACGCTGCAGCCTGGACCGAACGGCCCGGTGGGCACCGTCTGGATAGCGCTTTCGAGGCCGACCTACGGCATTCACGGGACGCCGGATCCATCGAAGATCGGCAAAACGCAGAGCCACGGCTGCATCCGGCTCACCAATTGGGACGCCACCGAACTCGGAAAAATGGTCAGCGTTGGCGTGACCGTCGAGTTCATCGACGAGCCGGGCGCTCCGGTTTCTGAGGATGTCTTGAATCCTTATTGA
- a CDS encoding NAD(P)/FAD-dependent oxidoreductase, which produces MATERPLPNLWHATAPAAPETGRLSGDMAADVAIIGGGFTGLSAALHLAEMGVKAVVIEARMIGFGGSGRNVGLVNAGMWVKPDDLIATLGAEAGGRLLSELGNGPSLVYDLVERHGIACEAVRNGTLHMAVGPEGLKEITAREAQWQKLGAPVEALSAEKAKMLSGAEGFTGALLDRRAGTIQPLAYARGLARAALKAGAQIFTETPLVAAERSGDAWKLSAGRGTLTARHVIVATEAYGALVNGAPWRTQTQELTVLPYFQFATNPLPDDVAGRILPERQGAWDTGLVMTSFRMDRQNRLIFGSIGRLDAMAAGTHRAFAARSVRKLFPYIGDFRFEYWWDGRIGMTTNHLPVMHALAPNVVSVSGYNGRGIAPGTVFGRALARHVTGDVSAIPLAETPITPDPWRNLKSAFYHAGAQAKHFIDRRF; this is translated from the coding sequence ATGGCGACGGAGCGCCCTCTTCCCAACCTCTGGCATGCAACGGCTCCAGCCGCACCCGAAACAGGCCGCCTCAGCGGTGACATGGCTGCAGATGTGGCCATTATCGGCGGAGGCTTTACCGGGCTCTCGGCCGCCCTTCACCTCGCCGAAATGGGCGTCAAGGCCGTTGTGATCGAGGCGCGCATGATCGGCTTCGGCGGTTCCGGCCGCAATGTAGGCCTGGTCAATGCCGGCATGTGGGTGAAGCCGGACGACCTCATTGCCACGCTCGGCGCGGAGGCCGGCGGCCGCCTGTTGAGCGAGCTCGGGAACGGCCCCTCGCTTGTCTATGACCTTGTCGAGCGTCATGGCATCGCTTGCGAAGCGGTCCGCAACGGAACGCTGCACATGGCGGTCGGACCCGAGGGGCTCAAGGAGATCACCGCGCGCGAGGCGCAATGGCAGAAGCTGGGCGCCCCGGTCGAAGCGCTTTCGGCGGAAAAGGCCAAGATGCTTTCAGGCGCCGAAGGATTTACTGGCGCATTGCTCGACCGGCGGGCCGGCACGATCCAGCCTCTCGCCTATGCGCGCGGCCTGGCTCGGGCGGCGCTGAAGGCAGGTGCCCAGATCTTCACGGAAACGCCGCTGGTTGCCGCCGAGCGCAGCGGCGACGCCTGGAAGCTTTCGGCCGGCCGCGGCACGCTGACGGCCCGGCATGTCATCGTCGCCACCGAGGCCTATGGCGCGCTCGTGAACGGCGCGCCATGGAGGACACAGACGCAGGAACTCACGGTCCTTCCCTATTTTCAATTCGCGACCAATCCGCTGCCTGACGATGTCGCGGGCCGCATCCTCCCCGAGCGCCAGGGCGCCTGGGACACGGGCCTCGTCATGACGTCGTTCCGCATGGATCGGCAGAACCGGCTGATCTTCGGCTCGATCGGCCGCCTCGACGCCATGGCCGCGGGGACGCATCGCGCCTTCGCGGCGCGCTCGGTGCGCAAGCTCTTCCCCTATATCGGCGATTTCCGCTTCGAATATTGGTGGGACGGCCGGATCGGCATGACGACCAATCACCTGCCGGTCATGCACGCGCTGGCGCCGAATGTCGTTTCCGTCAGCGGTTACAACGGCCGCGGCATCGCCCCCGGCACGGTCTTCGGCCGCGCCCTTGCCCGGCATGTCACGGGCGACGTCTCGGCGATCCCGCTCGCCGAGACCCCGATCACGCCGGATCCCTGGCGGAACCTCAAATCCGCCTTCTATCATGCCGGCGCCCAGGCCAAGCATTTCATCGACAGGCGGTTCTGA
- a CDS encoding ParA family protein, translating into MAVITLANAKGGAGKTTAALILATELARQGNRVVILDADPQRWITSWSEASGHIANLEVISHITPASLPCHIRELKDEADYIVVDLAGARDAIVALALGLSDQVLIPVQGCAMDARGAVQILELIRQIEQKARVCINHSVVLTRVNSLVTTRALQAIKALLASRGVSVLDTPIIERAAYREIFELGGTLETMDPNRVSNLDKARENAFALASEVQSLLPVTPRRALMSRLRSALPRAA; encoded by the coding sequence ATGGCGGTCATTACTTTGGCCAACGCAAAGGGCGGCGCCGGCAAGACGACGGCCGCCCTGATCCTGGCGACGGAACTGGCCCGGCAGGGCAACCGCGTGGTGATCCTGGATGCGGATCCGCAGCGATGGATCACCAGCTGGTCGGAAGCCTCCGGTCACATCGCCAATCTCGAGGTGATCTCGCACATTACGCCCGCCTCGTTGCCCTGCCATATCCGCGAACTGAAAGACGAGGCCGATTACATCGTGGTCGATCTCGCCGGTGCCAGGGACGCGATCGTCGCGCTGGCACTCGGGCTATCAGATCAGGTGCTGATCCCGGTGCAGGGCTGTGCCATGGACGCGCGCGGCGCAGTCCAGATCCTGGAGCTCATTCGCCAGATCGAACAGAAGGCCAGGGTTTGCATCAACCACTCGGTGGTCCTGACGCGCGTCAATTCCCTGGTGACGACGCGGGCGCTGCAGGCGATCAAGGCGCTGCTCGCCTCGCGCGGCGTTTCTGTCCTCGACACGCCGATTATCGAACGCGCCGCCTATCGGGAGATCTTCGAACTGGGCGGCACCTTGGAGACCATGGACCCAAACCGCGTCAGCAATCTCGACAAAGCGCGCGAAAACGCGTTCGCGCTCGCCAGCGAGGTGCAAAGCCTGCTGCCGGTAACGCCACGCCGTGCCCTTATGTCTCGCTTGCGCTCGGCCCTGCCTCGCGCGGCCTGA